One Mya arenaria isolate MELC-2E11 chromosome 5, ASM2691426v1 genomic window carries:
- the LOC128236107 gene encoding uncharacterized protein LOC128236107 — MAELQDRMHALKAQKEEQRNTIVIEQEKNKIDVQCLVAKWKDHITRLGNDLQAQLTEMSLSETMQLKEYIDDCHEIEIEIQRNKTLIETLMIHGTKRQIAVVLRRTNDSRANLKEKLLPLKCQRRRNIALINVKQLDLLTTIAELSSEEKENSNTDILEHTSDEVNDNVDLKNKPTVKIDRSIQTNSSYSKSDGEQRSSRPFSERETGQIISLFKIKTETDTSTCTILGVKLSQHGVLLADFGNRKLKLFSRKFDLMCEQSLPGQPVDMSFDGEYAYVCYSDLKKVTKHPIHNSSIGVPIGFPTRLQPISLSVFDSRLMILFATKESFDSTAVDDVHIEIRRGNAIAATISYNTDNERFKHVRAAKQVSVFDGLSIVFSENTRVTCYTVDSQESKLQDREWYKESNKENVLKKAKGFAKDSEGNIYICGEDSNNVHQISTKYKVNRLVVHNINRPMCVALDEQKDRLIIGCRAANYLHVFSFK, encoded by the coding sequence ATGGCAGAACTTCAAGACAGAATGCATGCGTTAAAAGCACAAAAGGAAGAACAACGCAACACGATCGTGAtagaacaagaaaaaaataaaattgatgttcAATGCCTGGTAGCCAAATGGAAGGATCATATAACCCGCTTAGGAAATGACCTTCAAGCACAATTAACCGAAATGTCGCTCTCCGAGACAATGCAATTGAAAGAATATATTGATGACTGCCACGAAATCGAGATTGAAATACAAAGAAACAAGACATTGATAGAAACACTTATGATACACGGAACCAAGCGACAAATAGCTGTTGTTCTGAGACGAACAAACGATTCGCGCGCTAATCTTAAAGAGAAACTGCTTCCACTGAAATGTCAGCGTCGACGAAATATCGCGCTCATAAATGTCAAACAACTTGATTTGCTAACAACGATCGCCGAGTTATCTTCAGAAGAGAAGGAAAACAGCAATACTGACATCTTGGAACACACAAGCGATGAAGTGAATGACAATGtggatttgaaaaacaaacctACGGTGAAAATTGATAGATCCATACAGACTAATTCTTCTTACTCAAAATCTGATGGAGAACAAAGGTCATCCAGACCGTTCTCAGAGAGAGAAACCGGACAAATCATcagtttatttaaaatcaaaacagaaACAGACACGAGTACTTGCACAATTTTGGGGGTTAAGCTATCTCAACATGGAGTTCTGTTGGCTGATTTTGGCAACCGTAAGTTAAAACTCTTTAGCCGTAAATTCGACCTCATGTGCGAACAATCGCTACCTGGACAGCCGGTCGATATGAGTTTCGATGGAGAATATGCGTATGTGTGTTATTCAGACCTGAAGAAAGTAACCAAACATCCCATACACAATTCTTCGATAGGTGTTCCAATAGGATTTCCAACTCGGCTCCAGCCAATAAGTCTGTCTGTGTTTGACTCTCGACTGATGATTTTGTTTGCGACCAAAGAGAGTTTTGACAGTACGGCAGTAGATGATGTACATATTGAAATCCGACGAGGAAATGCAATAGCTGCTACCATCTCATATAATACCGATAATGAAAGATTCAAGCATGTGAGAGCGGCAAAGCAGGTTTCTGTATTCGATGGCTTGTCAATTGTTTTCTCAGAAAATACACGAGTAACCTGCTACACGGTTGATTCTCAGGAAAGTAAACTTCAAGATCGTGAATGGTATAAAGAATCGAATAAAGAAAACGTTCTCAAAAAAGCGAAAGGATTCGCAAAAGACAGTgaaggaaatatatatatttgcggTGAAGATTCCAACAACGTTCATCAAATATCTACGAAATACAAAGTCAACCGTCTGGTTGTCCATAATATCAATCGCCCCATGTGTGTCGCTTTGGACGAACAGAAAGATAGACTCATCATCGGGTGTCGCGCTGCTAACTACCTGCATGTATTCTCCTTCAAGTAG
- the LOC128236106 gene encoding retinoblastoma-binding protein 5 homolog, with protein MNLELLETFGQNYPEEFDGALDCVSIAITCAFNRQGTLLAVGCNDGRLVLWDFLTRGISKVINAHVHPVCTLSWSRNGRKLLSAATDNTVSIWDVLQGEIEKTFRFPSPILKVQFHPRSSEKFLVCPMKHASVTMNMEVGHKLIPLDDDSDLNIVASYDRRGKHIYTGNAKGRVCVFTEDGHKLKASFRVTTGTLNTTAIKSIEFARRGDCFLVNSADRIIRVYESGEVLACAKDGEPEPIQKLQDLVNKTMWKKCCFSGDGEFIVAGSAKQHTLHIWEKAVGNLVKILHGTKGELLLDVAWHPVRPIIVSISSGVVSVWAQNQVENWSAFAPDFKELDENVEYDERESEFDIAEEGMEKKDLKEDEEDVDVDVTTVEPIQAFVSSDEEDDDGDALLYLPVAPEIEEPEEGWSLQPDPQEESQSKRKGSQPTPDSAKKARVRALDVDLENAPTDEIHPLLNIKKPNEKVPRKPSTKTKVKPGKSDRSKHKD; from the exons ATGAATTTGGAATTATTAG aaacCTTCGGTCAAAATTATCCAGAG GAATTTGATGGTGCATTGGACTGTGTGAGTATTGCAATCACCTGCGCCTTTAACCGTCAGGGCACTTTGCTGGCTGTTGGTTGTAACGATGGCCGCCTGGTACTGTGGGATTTTCTCACTCGTGGAATCTCAAAAGTCATCAACGCGCACGTTCATCCAGTGTGCACattgag CTGGAGCAGAAATGGTCGTAAGCTGTTGAGTGCTGCGACGGACAACACAGTGTCAATATGGGATGTTCTGCAAGGCGAAATAGAGAAGACCTTTCGCTTCCCGTCACCGATCCTTAAAGTACAGTTTCACCCAAGAAGCAG TGAAAAGTTCTTGGTTTGCCCAATGAAGCATGCTTCGGTCACGATGAACATGGAAGTCGGACATAAACTGATTCCCCTGGATGATGAT TCTGATCTGAACATAGTGGCTTCGTATGACCGGAGGGGAAAACACATCTACACTGGCAACGCAAAAGGAAGG gTATGTGTGTTTACTGAAGATGGTCACAAGCTGAAGGCATCATTCCGTGTTACTACGGGAACTCTTAACACCACCGCTATAAAGTCCATAGAGTTTGCAAGGAGGGGAGA TTGTTTCCTGGTAAACTCAGCAGACCGGATTATTCGCGTGTATGAAAGCGGGGAAGTTCTGGCGTGTGCGAAGGATGGGGAACCAGAACCCATACAGAAGCTACAGGACCTCGTCAACAA AACAATGTGGAAGAAGTGTTGTTTCTCCGGTGATGGAGAGTTTATCGTGGCAGGCTCTGCCAAGCAGCACACACTCCATATCTGGGAGAAAGCAGTTGGCAACCTCGTGAAAATCCTCCACGGAACTAAGGGAGAACTTCTACTTGATGTTGCT TGGCATCCAGTGCGGCCAATCATCGTGTCCATCTCGAGTGGTGTGGTGTCTGTCTGGGCGCAGAATCAAGTG GAAAACTGGAGTGCGTTTGCCCCAGACTTCAAAGAACTGGATGAGAATGTGGAATACGATGAGCGAGAGTCCGAGTTTGACATTGCCGAGGAGGGAATGGAGAAAAAGGATCTTAAGG AGGACGAGGAGGATGTGGATGTGGATGTGACCACTGTGGAGCCCATCCAGGCTTTTGTCAGCAG TGATGAGGAGGATGACGATGGAGATGCCCTTCTTTACCTGCCCGTTGCCCCAGAGATAGAGGAACCAGAGGAAGGCTGGTCGCTCCAACCTGAC CCTCAGGAGGAGAGCCAGAGTAAAAGAAAAGGGTCACAGCCCACCCCTGATTCTGCCAAAAAGGCCAGAGTTAGGGCCCTTGATGTTGATCTGGAGAATGCCCCAACCGATG AGATCCACccattgttaaatattaaaaaacccAATGAGAAAGTTCCCCGCAAACCAAGCACAAAGACAAAGGTGAAACCCGGCAAGTCAGATCGCTCCAAACATAAAG ATTGA
- the LOC128236104 gene encoding uncharacterized protein LOC128236104 — protein sequence MATSLQEHIQCQETSTEINENECHWKKEPIFCEPCQYDDSFVEATGFCVTCSEYLCQTCCRDHKRNKVTREHLLLKNDDIPADTSPFTTIKQLSTCEIHPDNDIAYECKDHESLGCVFCLTESHRKCENVSDLGVVDSADLYLNIIAELQDRIKALKAQKEEQRKAVAMKQEEIKTSIQSLEAKWKDHITGLRDDLETQLDKMSLSETMQLAESIDGCQKIETEIKRNKTLIETLLKHGTKRQIAVVLRRTDLTRVALKEKLQTLECQLQRSIALMNVKQFDDFTTIAEVSLEEKDNDNINNLEHTSDELHDDLDSENKLIEKMDKSIQTLFSVLTSDEKQRPSKPFLERESGQMITLVKIKTATDTKNCSIVGVNLSRYGILLTDFGNRKLKLFSRKFDLICEQSLQGQPVDMSFDGEYAYVCYSDLKKVTKHLIHNSTIGVPIGFPTRLQPISLTVFDSRLMILFATKESFDSTAADDVHIEIRRGNTIAATISYNTDDKKIKYVKNAKQVSVVDGLSIVFSENTRVTCYTVDSQESKLQNREWFYKSNKENVLKKAKGFAKDSEGNIYICGEDSNNVHQISTKCKVNRVVVHNINRPMCVAVDEQKDRLIIGCRDVNYLHVYSFK from the coding sequence ATGGCCACGAGTCTTCAAGAGCATATTCAATGCCAGGAAACGTCAACGGAAATTAACGAAAATGAATGTCATTGGAAGAAAGAACCAATCTTCTGTGAACCATGCCAGTATGATGATTCATTTGTAGAAGCAACGGGATTTTGTGTGACATGTTCCGAGTATTTGTGTCAGACCTGTTGTCGCGATcacaaaagaaacaaagttACAAGAGAACACTTGCTGTTAAAGAATGATGATATTCCTGCTGACACATCGCCGTTTACGACCATTAAGCAACTATCGACATGCGAAATTCATCCTGATAATGACATCGCATACGAATGCAAAGACCACGAATCTTTGGGTTGTGTTTTCTGTCTCACGGAGAGTCATAGGAAATGCGAAAATGTAAGTGATTTAGGGGTTGTCGATTCTGCCGATTTATATCTTAACATTATAGCAGAACTTCAAGATAGAATAAAGGCGTTAAAAGCACAAAAGGAAGAGCAACGTAAGGCAGTTGCAATGAAGCAAGAGGAGATTAAAACCAGCATTCAAAGCCTGGAAGCCAAATGGAAGGACCATATAACCGGCTTGAGAGATGACCTTGAGACACAATTAGACAAAATGTCGCTCTCCGAGACAATGCAATTAGCAGAATCTATTGACGGCTGTCAAAAAATCGagactgaaataaaaagaaataagacGTTGATAGAAACACTTTTGAAACACGGAACCAAGCGACAAATAGCTGTTGTTCTGCGACGAACAGACCTTACACGCGTTGCTCTTAAAGAGAAACTGCAAACACTGGAATGTCAGCTTCAACGAAGTATCGCGCTCATGAATGTAAAACAATTTGATGACTTCACAACGATCGCAGAAGTTTCTTTAGAGGAGAAGGACAATGATAACATTAACAACTTGGAACACACAAGCGATGAATTGCATGACGATCTAGATTCGGAAAACAAACTTATAGAGAAAATGGATAAATCCATACAGACCCTCTTTTCTGTCTTGACATCTGATGAAAAACAAAGGCCATCCAAGCCATTCTTAGAAAGAGAAAGTGGACAAATGATCACGCttgtcaaaattaaaacagCAACAGACACGAAAAATTGCAGTATTGTTGGAGTTAATCTGTCTCGATATGGAATTCTGCTGACTGATTTTGGCAACCGTAAGCTTAAACTCTTCAGCCGTAAATTCGACCTCATTTGCGAACAATCGCTTCAAGGACAGCCGGTTGATATGAGTTTCGATGGGGAGTATGCATATGTGTGCTATTCAGACCTGAAGAAAGTCACCAAACATCTCATACACAATTCAACGATAGGGGTTCCAATAGGATTTCCAACTCGGCTCCAGCCAATAAGTCTGACTGTGTTTGACTCTCGACTGATGATTTTGTTTGCGACCAAAGAGAGTTTTGACAGTACGGCAGCTGATGATGTACATATTGAAATCCGACGAGGAAATACAATAGCTGCTACCATCTCATATAATACcgatgataaaaaaattaagtaTGTGAAAAACGCAAAGCAAGTTTCTGTAGTCGATGGCTTGTCAATTGTTTTCTCAGAAAATACACGAGTAACCTGCTATACGGTTGATTCTCAAGAAAGTAAACTTCAAAATCGTGAATGGTTTTACAAATCGAATAAAGAAAACGTTCTCAAAAAAGCGAAAGGATTCGCAAAAGACAGTgaaggaaatatatatatttgcggTGAAGATTCCAACAACGTTCATCAAATATCTACAAAATGCAAAGTTAACCGTGTGGTTGTCCATAATATCAATCGCCCCATGTGTGTCGCTGTGGACGAACAGAAAGATAGACTCATCATCGGGTGTCGCGATGTTAACTACCTGCATGTTTACTCCTTCAAATAG
- the LOC128235712 gene encoding uncharacterized protein LOC128235712: MATNRQDNVQCQEISMENKEKKCHPMKGPIFCEPCQYDESFEEVTGFCVTCSEYLCQTCCRDHKRNKVTRRHSLLKYAEIPVDITPFTTIKQLSTCKIHPDNDIAYECEDHEDLVCVFCLTENHRKCENVHDLGDVISADSDVNLMAALQERIHVLKAQKEEQRKTSEMEQEAIKNNIQSLDAKWKGHITSLRKDLETQLSKLSLSGTTQWKESIDDCQEIETEITRNKMLIETLMKHGTKRQITVVLRQTKHARADLKEKLQSLECKRQRNIALINVKQFDMLTTIAELSLEEKDKYNIDILEHTSDEMHDNEEWENKLTEKIDKSIQTTSPVSTSDAKQVPSKPLSERESGQIITLVNVKTATDTNICSIFGVNLSHYGILLADFGNSKLKLFSDKFDLISEQSLPGKPIDMTFDGDYAYVCYSDLKKVTKHSINKTSIGGLMEFSTRLRPISLTVFDTRLIILFATNENFDSTEVDDVHLEIRKGSSIDATISYDSDDECYNYVEDAKQVSVFDESSVVFSENTRVTCYTIDAQDGELLDRKWYYKSHNNNVLKKAKGVAKDSEGNIYVCGEDSNNVHQTSSTNYRRNRVVISNIDKPICVAVDEANDRLIIGCRSHDYLHVYSFK; this comes from the coding sequence ATGGCCACGAACCGTCAAGACAATGTTCAATGCCAGGAGATATCAAtggaaaataaagaaaaaaaatgtcatccGATGAAAGGACCAATCTTCTGTGAACCATGCCAGTATGATGAATCATTTGAAGAAGTAACGGGATTTTGTGTGACATGTTCCGAGTATTTGTGTCAGACCTGTTGTCGCGATCACAAAAGAAACAAAGTAACAAGAAGACACTCGCTATTAAAGTATGCTGAAATTCCTGTGGACATAACGCCGTTTACGACCATAAAGCAACTATCGACCTGCAAAATTCATCCTGATAATGACATCGCATACGAATGCGAAGACCATGAAGACTTGGTTTGCGTATTCTGTCTCACGGAAAACCATCGAAAATGCGAAAATGTCCATGATTTAGGAGATGTTATTTCTGCGGATTCAGATGTTAACCTTATGGCTGCACTTCAAGAAAGAATACATGTGTTAAAAGCACAAAAAGAAGAGCAAAGGAAGACAAGCGAAATGGAGCAAGAAgcgataaaaaacaacattcaaagCCTGGATGCCAAATGGAAGGGTCATATAACTAGCTTGAGAAAAGACCTTGAGACACAATTAAGCAAACTTTCGCTCTCAGGGACAACGCAGTGGAAAGAATCGATTGATGACTGTCAAGAAATCGAGACTGAAATaacaagaaacaaaatgttgatagAAACACTTATGAAACACGGAACTAAACGACAAATAACTGTTGTTCTGCGACAAACCAAACATGCACGCGCTGATCTTAAAGAGAAACTGCAATCACTGGAATGTAAGCGTCAGCGAAATATCGCGCTCATTAACGTGAAACAATTTGATATGTTAACAACTATAGCAGAGCTATCTTTAGAAGAGAAGgacaaatataatattgatatctTGGAACACACAAGCGATGAAATGCATGACAATGAAGAATGGGAAAACAAACTTACGGAGAAGATTGATAAATCGATACAGACTACTTCTCCTGTCTCGACATCTGATGCAAAACAAGTGCCATCAAAACCGTTATCAGAGAGAGAAAGCGGACAAATTATAACGCTTGTAAATGTCAAAACAGCCACAGACACGAATATTTGCAGTATTTTTGGAGTTAACTTGTCTCACTATGGAATTCTGTTAGCTGATTTTGGCAACAGTAAACTCAAACTTTTCAGCGATAAATTCGATTTAATTTCCGAACAATCGCTACCAGGAAAGCCGATTGATATGACTTTTGATGGAGATTATGCTTATGTTTGCTATTCAGACCTGAAGAAAGTCACCAAACATAGCATAAACAAAACCTCGATAGGGGGTTTAATGGAATTTTCAACCCGACTTCGACCAATAAGTCTGACTGTGTTTGACACCCGACTGATAATTTTGTTTGCGACCAATGAGAATTTTGACAGTACGGAAGTTGATGATGTACATTTAGAAATCCGAAAAGGAAGTTCCATAGATGCCACAATCTCCTACGATTCCGACGACGAATGTTATAACTATGTAGAAGACGCAAAGCAAGTCTCTGTTTTCGATGAGTCATCAGTAGTTTTTTCGGAAAACACACGAGTTACATGCTATACAATCGATGCACAAGATGGTGAACTCCTAGATCGAAAATGGTATTACAAATCGCATAATAATAACGTTCTCAAAAAAGCAAAAGGTGTCGCGAAAGACAGCGAAGGGAATATTTATGTTTGCGGTGAAGATTCCAACAACGTTCATCAGACATCATCTACAAATTACAGACGTAACCGTGTGGTTATCTCGAACATCGATAAACCAATTTGTGTCGCCGTGGATGAGGCAAACGATAGACTTATAATCGGATGTCGCAGTCACGACTATCTACATGTATACTCTTTTAAATAG